In one window of Pieris brassicae chromosome 10, ilPieBrab1.1, whole genome shotgun sequence DNA:
- the LOC123715575 gene encoding uncharacterized protein LOC123715575 yields the protein MFNVFGINIHEMDFLSLTCFYLNILALTNGYVLFAANIDDFQTIAKKLGSPKVIDELKQIANDPEIQKYFVKSRAKSRQYNADESFPVVRQREPTLSLKETGTKIDFEELVDRVRQRLEKEFQSKSNDKREKFKRPTKQMTEHARGNTKTTKREQYDEKDTQENVEPTYADPINYDTIKETSRNVPKTHDFDMSFKKIDMPKDDSYEDYKQPAKDTYVFSNEHPKENRFKIKNNKIEVRPTLETKRLKYKTMTTEDDAEIVESNEIKARTEKLEYEDGNRNEKVGTGIPTRETYKMVTPNYFGSLATVAERYDFNEPIPERDRQRENIKHFGNPPARINKKIRLL from the exons atgtttaatgtttttggtaTAAACATACATGAAATGGATTTCTTATCGTTAACAT gtttttatttaaatattttagctcTGACAAACGGTTATGTCCTATTTGCTGCGAATATAGACGACTTCCAAACGATCGCAAAGAAACTTGGCTCACCAAAAGTTATTGACGAACTCAAACAAATAGCAAATGACCCAgaaattcaaaaatacttcGTGAAATCTAGAGCAAAATCCAGGCAATATAACGCAGACGAAAGTTTTCCTGTAGTAAGACAAAGAGAACCGACATTAAGCTTAAAGGAAACTGGTACTAAGATAGATTTTGAAGAATTAGTCGATAGAGTGAGGCAAAGACTAGAAAAAGAATTCCAAAGTAAAAGTAATGATAAAAGAGAAAAGTTCAAAAGACCTACTAAGCAAATGACAGAACATGCACGAGGTAACACAAAAACAACTAAAAGAGAACAGTATGACGAAAAAGACACACAAGAAAATGTTGAACCTACGTATGCAGATCCAATAAATTATGATACAATAAAAGAAACATCTAGAAATGTACCTAAAACTCACGATTTTGACATGTCATTCAAGAAAATTGATATGCCAAAAGACGACAGCTATGAAGATTACAAACAACCGGCTAAGGATACGTACGTTTTCAGCAACGAACATCCAAAAGAGaacagatttaaaattaaaaataacaaaatagaaGTGAGACCCACGTTAGAAACCAAACGATTGAAGTATAAAACAATGACAACTGAAGACGACGCTGAAATTGTTGAATCAAACGAAATAAAGGCGAGAACAGAGAAATTAGAATATGAAGATGGTAACAGAAATGAAAAGGTTGGGACTGGAATCCCAACTAGGGAAACTTATAAAATGGTAACACCGAACTATTTTGGTAGTCTAGCGACGGTAGCTGAAAGGTACGACTTTAATGAACCAATTCCAGAAAGGGATAGACAAAGAGAAAACATTAAGCACTTCGGCAATCCGCCCGCGAGGATTAACAAGAAAAtcagattattataa